A single Micromonospora luteifusca DNA region contains:
- the thiC gene encoding phosphomethylpyrimidine synthase ThiC, with product MQARGKVYVEGSRPDVRVPFAEVELTGDHPPVRLYDTSGPGSDPEVGLPPLRGPWIAERGDVAPVRGAGTPLAGVDGRRPTQLAYARAGVVTPEMEFVAIRENVDPELVRAEIAAGRAVLPLNVNHPECEPAIIGKAFLVKVNANIGTSAVSSSVAEEVEKLTWATRWGADTVMDLSTGKRIHETREAIVRNSSVPIGTVPIYQALEKVGGDPVKLSWEVFRETVIEQAEQGVDYMTVHAGVLLPYVPLAVDRVTGIVSRGGSIMAAWCLAHHEENFLYTNFEELCALLAKYDVTFSLGDGLRPGSIADANDEAQFAELRTLGELTTVAWAYDVQVMIEGPGHVPMHKIKENVDLQQEWCHEAPFYTLGPLTTDIAPAYDHITSAIGAAMIGMFGTAMLCYVTPKEHLGLPDRDDVKAGVIAYKIAAHAADLAKGHPGAQDWDDALSKARFEFRWEDQFNLSLDPETARSYHDATLPAEPAKTAHFCSMCGPKFCSMKITQELKEYAARGMKDKSEEFVSGGGRVYLPLA from the coding sequence ATGCAGGCACGAGGCAAGGTGTACGTCGAGGGTTCACGGCCGGACGTCCGGGTGCCGTTCGCGGAGGTGGAGCTGACCGGTGACCATCCGCCGGTGCGGCTCTACGACACGTCGGGTCCCGGATCTGATCCTGAGGTGGGGCTGCCGCCGCTGCGCGGACCGTGGATCGCCGAGCGGGGTGATGTGGCGCCGGTGCGGGGTGCGGGCACGCCGCTCGCCGGGGTGGACGGTCGCCGGCCCACGCAGCTGGCGTACGCGCGGGCCGGCGTGGTGACGCCGGAGATGGAGTTCGTGGCGATCCGGGAGAACGTCGACCCGGAGTTGGTGCGGGCCGAGATCGCCGCCGGTCGGGCGGTGCTGCCGCTCAACGTGAACCACCCGGAGTGCGAGCCGGCGATCATCGGTAAGGCGTTCCTGGTCAAGGTGAACGCCAACATCGGCACCTCGGCGGTCAGCTCGTCGGTCGCCGAGGAGGTGGAGAAGCTGACCTGGGCCACCCGGTGGGGTGCGGACACCGTGATGGACCTGTCCACCGGCAAGCGGATCCACGAGACCCGCGAGGCGATCGTGCGGAATTCGTCGGTGCCGATCGGGACGGTCCCGATCTACCAGGCGTTGGAGAAGGTCGGCGGCGACCCGGTGAAGTTGAGCTGGGAGGTGTTCCGGGAGACCGTGATCGAGCAGGCTGAGCAGGGCGTGGACTACATGACGGTGCACGCCGGGGTGCTCCTGCCGTACGTGCCGCTGGCCGTGGACCGGGTGACCGGGATCGTGTCCCGAGGCGGCTCGATCATGGCGGCGTGGTGCCTGGCGCACCACGAGGAGAACTTCCTCTACACGAACTTCGAGGAGCTGTGTGCGCTGCTCGCGAAGTACGACGTGACGTTCTCCCTCGGCGACGGGCTGCGGCCCGGCTCGATTGCCGACGCCAACGACGAGGCGCAGTTCGCCGAGCTGCGCACCCTTGGCGAGCTGACGACTGTCGCCTGGGCGTACGACGTGCAGGTGATGATCGAGGGCCCCGGCCACGTGCCCATGCACAAGATCAAGGAGAACGTGGACCTGCAGCAGGAGTGGTGCCACGAAGCGCCCTTCTACACGCTCGGCCCGTTGACCACCGACATCGCTCCGGCGTACGACCACATCACCTCGGCGATCGGCGCCGCGATGATCGGAATGTTCGGCACCGCGATGCTCTGCTACGTCACGCCCAAGGAGCACCTCGGCCTGCCGGACCGTGACGATGTGAAGGCCGGCGTGATCGCGTACAAGATCGCGGCACACGCGGCGGACCTGGCGAAGGGGCACCCCGGCGCGCAGGACTGGGACGACGCGCTGTCGAAGGCACGGTTCGAGTTCCGGTGGGAGGACCAGTTCAACCTCTCGCTGGACCCGGAGACGGCGCGTTCGTACCACGACGCGACGCTGCCCGCGGAACCGGCGAAGACGGCGCACTTCTGCTCGATGTGCGGCCCGAAGTTCTGCTCCATGAAGATCACCCAGGAGCTCAAGGAGTACGCCGCCCGCGGCATGAAGGACAAGTCGGAGGAGTTCGTCTCCGGCGGCGGACGGGTCTACCTGCCGCTCGCCTGA